The Candidatus Thermokryptus mobilis sequence GTAAAGTGGGAATAAAGAGAAAACGATTGAAATAAATAACATACTCAATGTTGTGTTTATAAAAATTCTCGGTTTCAACGAGGATGTAAATTTTGGCTCAAAGCCAAACTCCTCATAGACAGCGATGTATTTTCCCCCAAGGTTTATAGGATTTTTAACTAAATAATAATTGAACAAAAATCCAAGAAAATTCCCAAACAAAATCCCAATCAACGCAATAAAAATTACCTCAAAAAGGACAATCAAAACAAGATCTTTATTTTTAAAGCCGATCGCAAGGCAAATGCCAAATTCATTTGAACGCTCCAAAACAGACATTGATACGGTGTTAAATATTCCAAAAGCGACAATTACAATTAGAAAAAAAAGAAATAAAATACCAGTGGCGTTATCAAAATCAATTGACTGTTTAAACTCGGGCATGGTTTCCTCCCAACTTAAAACAGCTAAACCATAATCCTTCAATCATTTCAATCACACCATAAGAGGTTTCACCCTTTATCTTCTCTTCTGAGCGCCTTATTATCTCATATGGGGTTTGCGCATAGAGGCAATTAATCAAAATTAAAACTGAAATAAGCACTTGCATCTTTAAGAAAGCTATCCTTTAATGGCTTCAAATTTAAAAATTGAACCTATATCAATCTTCATCTCCTCGCAGATCCTTTGAAGTGACTCAATCTCATCTTCAAAAAGTTCCCTCAACAACTCAACCACCGCCTTGCTTTCTTCACCGCTCCTGCAAGTCGTCCAAATATAGCGACCCTTAAAATCAAGCTCAATTCTTGTAAATCCCTCGCCGAGCTTTTGAGTCCTCAATTCAAGATAGCCAAATTTTTTCCTTTCCATATCATAACTGATTTTTATTTTTAGATTTGGATGCTTTTAAATAGAGTTCCCCGTAAAGATAATAGACAACAACATTTGCCCAAAAGGCAGTGAAAACTATGCCTATGAGAAAAATCACAAATCCAAGGGAGGCGAGAAACGAAAGAAAAACACTTAGAAGTAAAACAATTACAGCGTCACCGAAATTGTTACGAAACATTTCCAAAATTTCGGAGAAAGCAAAAGCATCGTTCAGCGATTCATTTTCAGCATACCTCCCAATGATAAATGGCAAAGCTAAATCAAACAAAATAAAATAAATGAACGCCGAAATAAGAAAAAGCCAATAAATGTCACCGGAGTTCAACATCGCCACTATCTCCCTATTCTTAAATCCATTAAAGTCCGCTTCGAAAAATGACGACAAAACTAAAAGAAGAATTGGTGGGATCAAATAGACTAAAATAACTACCAGAATCTTAAACCCGTTTGAAATTTTATGACCGATGTTGTCCCAATCTGGTAAAAGTTGTTCTTCACCTTTTATCACACGCCTTGTCACCTCAACTAAATATCCATAATAAATTAACAGCGGGATTATCAAGAAAGAGAATAAAATCATCAAACCGCCGACGACAATTTTAGCAAGCCAATTTTTCTCTTGAAAAACAAATTTAAAACCCCTCTCAATATTCATTGCTCCCTCCTTTTTGTTTTGCTATGTCAATTATCCTCCCTTCAATTTTTGAATTTATAATTCTTTGCCTTTTCACCGCCTCAATAAATACGTCTCTATCAACTGCCCCCAAATTCTCAACTTTGACGCTATTTTGCGGGATTCCGAAAAGTTCGTATAAATGATCTGCAACCCAATTGTTCGTTACGATTGAATATCTCTTATTTTCATCAAGGGGTTTCCCACCGACTTCAATTGAAATCACTCTCTCGCCGATATTCTTTCTTGAGTCAAAGACATATTTTATACCAGAAACTTGCATCAATTCAACCTTCCCA is a genomic window containing:
- a CDS encoding DUF4013 domain-containing protein, translated to MNIERGFKFVFQEKNWLAKIVVGGLMILFSFLIIPLLIYYGYLVEVTRRVIKGEEQLLPDWDNIGHKISNGFKILVVILVYLIPPILLLVLSSFFEADFNGFKNREIVAMLNSGDIYWLFLISAFIYFILFDLALPFIIGRYAENESLNDAFAFSEILEMFRNNFGDAVIVLLLSVFLSFLASLGFVIFLIGIVFTAFWANVVVYYLYGELYLKASKSKNKNQL
- a CDS encoding ABC transporter permease; translated protein: MPEFKQSIDFDNATGILFLFFLIVIVAFGIFNTVSMSVLERSNEFGICLAIGFKNKDLVLIVLFEVIFIALIGILFGNFLGFLFNYYLVKNPINLGGKYIAVYEEFGFEPKFTSSLKPRIFINTTLSMLFISIVFSLFPLYKLYKLEPLKGIRFT